The sequence TTAACTACGAGACATTACAAAGAGGGGGGCAACAATGGCGTTTCGATTTTACTTCTAATTGGCTCGGCAAACAGCGTCTTCCCAACACCGAAAGTAATCCAGTGGAATTTCAACTTCCACCCTACTCTCCTTCGTATATGTTGATCAATGCACAGGTCACCAAGGTGTTCTCAAATAAATTTGAATTTTACGTAGGTGGCGAGAATATCAATAACTTTACTCAAAATATGCCCATTTTATCAGGAAACAATCCTTTTGGCCCATATTTTGACAGTACCATATTATATGCTCCTGTTTTGAAAGGAACTTATTATGTAGGATTCAGATATAAAATTTAAAATATGAGAAAATCAATCTTAGTCTTTTTTCTAATACTGGGAGCTAGCTTAAGTCATGCTCAGGATAAAAATAAAACTGTCACTTTTGAGGTGAAGGGCAACTGTGGTATGTGCAAAAGCCGTATTGAAAAAACTGCAATAAAAATTGCAGGTGTAAAATTTGCTTTATGGAATGTGGATACAAAAGAATTTAAGGCTATTATCGATGAGCGTAAATGCTCTATAGATATGGTTAAGAAAAAAATAGCAGGGATTGGTCATGATATTAAAGGGTATATAGCTCCATTGGACGTATACAATAATTTACCAGCGTGTTGTCAATATCGAAATCCTGAAAGTATCCATATGAATCATGAAAAACATTAACGATAAGTAAAATATATTTATCCAAACCCTATTGTTCTTTGGAACAATAGGGTTTGGACTTTATAGTTTTATCACTCTCTTGACTACAAGGATTTCTCCATCTCCATCAATTACCCGAATTACGTAAAATCCAGAAGATAGTCCATAAAGGTTTTTAATGACCAAAGTATCTGTGTTTTGGAATGCTTCTTCCCGTATTTTCATTCCCATCATGTTAAAAACCTCGATTGCACAATCCGTACGTTTGTTCAGATTGATTGTAATCTTTTCAGTGAATGGGTTAGGGTGTGCAGCTATAATTACCGGTTTATCGTTCAATAAATCATCTGTTTCCTCCCATACAATAGGCTCAAAAAGTTTATCAGAATAAGGGTAAGGGTTGCTTTTCCTAACAGTTTTCACTGCCAATGATTGCTTACTTGAAATAGCATTATCCGTATCTATAACAGCTTGAAAAGAAGAACCTGGAACAGCTTCAAAACCCGGAGTAAGGTTTATCTCGTTCACAGATTCAAATCTACTGACGGTTCCAGCTGGAATCAGAAAATTGTTGCCTGCCTCAATATTAAATTGATAATAGAAAACTTCTTCTGGGTTATAAGTATTGCTAACTATATAATTATCTAATTGCGCTAAACCATTTTCAGCATAAAACACACCATAAACTCTTGTGTCGGTAATATCATTAGGGTCCACAAGAGAATAAGTTTCCCCATCAAAAGTATAAGTGCCATCATATCTCAACATAGATGTTGTCATAAAAGTAGAATTCTGGTGTATTGTTTCCCATTCATGCCAGACTTTATCCACAAAGGAATGATGAAAATAAAAGACTGGATCTCTTGGTGATAAAGGTGTAGGCATTGCTCCACCAGTCCAAACATGCCCCCCTCTATGTACGTCTTGCCTCTCCAAGATATTTGAAAAAACAAAGAAATCATTAATAGTCATTAAATTAGTTACATCTGTTGGTGTTGGTAGCCTATTATCTGCGCCTAAATTCCTATTTAGGGCCCATGCAGTATCAAAGCTTCCCAAAAAATCCTCATCCCAGAGCGCATCTAATGGCGATTGATACACTGAAGAATCCCAAAACGCAAGACTGATTTCTGGGTTAATATCTTGCATCGCTTGTTCCAACTCAAAAATCATTCTTCTATGCCAAGCAAGAAAAATTTCCCTTTCAGGCTCATCAGGAAGGTTAAAATGTAAATCTAAGCGTGTTGGGTCAGCAGTATTGTCAAAATTGAAAAAATCCCCATGAAAAGTTGCTAAGTCATTCATTAAATCCGGTCCTTCCCTTAAAAGGTAAAGTGCATCAACCAATTCAGATATCTCATAATCTGTCATTTCATCAAAGCCTTTCCTAATACTTTGAGCGTAACAACTAATGGTAAGACAAATAGAAACAAAAAATGTCAATAAGTAATTCTTGTTCATTTATTAAGTTTTTCTACTTTTTTGGGTTAAGTTGTGTTTCAATTTTTTGAAGTCTTTCTTCGTAGCTTCTAAGTGCTTTCGTGTCCTTTTTTAAAAATTCAATTTCAGATTGTTGTAATAGAATGTACAAAGTTAATTCTTCAATTTTCTGTAATAGTTTCGCATTCATTACACCCAAATCAATTCCATTAGCTTCAACATTTTTTGTGCTTGGTATATTGGGTAAGTGGCCGTTCTTGTCAATAAATTGTCTTACTTCCTCAAGCCCCATTAAATTATATTCTTTTAGAAAAACAAAATCAGGCCAATTGCCTTGAAGTTCAACTTTAACCCCTTCAGCAATAACATTTCCCGCAACAGCTAATCTATATCCTTGTGTGTTAGTCGTTCCAATTCCTACGTTTCTATCGGCAAACAAATCCCTTGCGGTCCAATCCACTGTATTCATGTTTGAATTAGCTGATGTGTAGTCAACAACTCCACCCCCAGCCTGCGTGTTAACGTTTTCCGTGTTGCTCACCATAGAAACATTGCCCGCGGCATCCCTGGCGAATACCGTGAAGGCATATCCAGTGGAAGCCGTCAGACCAGTAACGTTGAAGGTCGTCGCCCCTCCGGTAAGACCAAGACTGCCCCCGTCCTGAAAAACCTCATAGTCCGTGACCCCAACATTGTCGCCTGGGTTGCTCCAGCTCAAATCAGTGCTCGTAGTGCTCGTATTGCTGCTCGAAAGATCGGATACCGCATTGGGAGCTTCCGTGTCCCCCCCGGCCTGCGTGTTAACGTTTTCCGTGTTGCTCACCATAGAAACATTGCCCGCGGCATCCCTGGCGAATACCGTGAAGGCATATCCAGTGGAAGCCGTCAGACCAGTAACGTTGAAGGTCGTCGCCCCTCCGGTAAGACCAAGACTGCCCCCGTCCTGAAAAACCTCATAGTCCGTGACCCCAACATTGTCGCCTGGGTTGCTCCAGCTCAAATCAGTGCTCGTAGTGCTCGTATTGCTGCTCGAAAGATCGGATACCGCATTGGGAGCTTCCGTGTCCCCCCCGGCCTGCGTGTTAACGTTTTCCGTGTTGCTCACCATAGAAACATTGCCCGCGGCATCCCTGGCGAATACCGTGAAGGCATATCCAGTGGAAGCCGTCAGACCAGTAACGTTGAAGGTCGTCGCCCCTCCGGTAAGACCAAGACTGCCCCCGTCCTGAAAAACCTCATAGTCCGTGACCCCAACATTGTCGCCTGGGTTGCTCCAGCTCAAATCAGTGCTCGTAGTGCTCGTATTGCTGCTCGAAAGATCGGATACCGCATTGGGAGCTTCCGTGTCCCCCCGGCCTGCGTGTTAACGTTTTCCGTGTTGCTCACCATAGAAACATTGCCCGCGGCATCCCTGGCGAATACCGTGAAGGCATATCCAGTGGAAGCCGTCAGACCAGTAACGTTGAAGGTCGTCGCCCCTCCGGTAAGACCAAGACTGCCCCCGTCCTGAAAAACCTCATAGTCCGTGACCCCAACATTGTCGCCTGGGTTGCTCCAGCTCAAATCAGTGCTCGTAGTGCTCGTATTGCTGCTCGAAAGATCGGATACCGCATTGGGAGCTTCCGTGTCCCCCCCAGCTAGGATTATTGAAATATTATCAAGTAATACAGAGTTACCAACCTCAAATCTTGATCGATATGGGCTCACATATACCCTTATTGCAGGATTGTTAGAAGTGGCTGTAACATTAAACACATATTCAGTCCAACCATTTCCTGAAATAAGAGTAGTATTAAATCCATTTAGACCTTGCCAATTAGCAAATGCCGGTTCGTTAGATTGATTTCCCTCCCTAGCCCAAATTGAAATAGTATAATCTTGGCCATTAACAGCATTAAAAGAATACTCAACCCAAGTACTTCCATCACCTGGAGATTCCGATCTTAAAGAAAATAATCCAGATTGAGCATCAGTGTTATCGGAAATCAACGAAATCTGTCCCGTCCAACCAGTTGTCGTATTGGATTCGTTTATGGGTGAAGCTGCATTAGAATCCACATATAAATTTTGAGCTTTCATCATGAAAGTTCCAAAAACAAAGAAAACTAAAAGTAATTTTTTTACCATGGAGAAGTTGAATTATAAGTTGATAAATGAGGGAGTATACCAAAGGTATATTACATGTATAATAATCAAACATTTTGGGGTAAAATATCGATAAACAGCAAAAAAATACTTTGATTGAATAATTCAGCACCTATACCAATAAAAGTAAGTTAGGTTTCAACTCATATAATTTTCAATATATTTTACAGTTTATAGTTAAATATATACGTATGTTTGAGTTTAAGATAAACAGAACTCAATAAATATTCCCCTTCAAAATGAGGATAAAAGAGTTAAACAAAATTTACGCTAAAAGTGCTTTATTCATTTATCATTATGAATGTAAGTACTTCAAATATATCGCCATATAAATTGATTAGATGAAA is a genomic window of Flagellimonas sp. CMM7 containing:
- a CDS encoding heavy-metal-associated domain-containing protein, translating into MRKSILVFFLILGASLSHAQDKNKTVTFEVKGNCGMCKSRIEKTAIKIAGVKFALWNVDTKEFKAIIDERKCSIDMVKKKIAGIGHDIKGYIAPLDVYNNLPACCQYRNPESIHMNHEKH
- a CDS encoding tyrosinase family protein; its protein translation is MNKNYLLTFFVSICLTISCYAQSIRKGFDEMTDYEISELVDALYLLREGPDLMNDLATFHGDFFNFDNTADPTRLDLHFNLPDEPEREIFLAWHRRMIFELEQAMQDINPEISLAFWDSSVYQSPLDALWDEDFLGSFDTAWALNRNLGADNRLPTPTDVTNLMTINDFFVFSNILERQDVHRGGHVWTGGAMPTPLSPRDPVFYFHHSFVDKVWHEWETIHQNSTFMTTSMLRYDGTYTFDGETYSLVDPNDITDTRVYGVFYAENGLAQLDNYIVSNTYNPEEVFYYQFNIEAGNNFLIPAGTVSRFESVNEINLTPGFEAVPGSSFQAVIDTDNAISSKQSLAVKTVRKSNPYPYSDKLFEPIVWEETDDLLNDKPVIIAAHPNPFTEKITINLNKRTDCAIEVFNMMGMKIREEAFQNTDTLVIKNLYGLSSGFYVIRVIDGDGEILVVKRVIKL
- a CDS encoding fibronectin type III domain-containing protein; amino-acid sequence: MSWSNPGDNVGVTDYEVFQDGGSLGLTGGATTFNVTGLTASTGYAFTVFARDAAGNVSMVSNTENVNTQAGGDTEAPNAVSDLSSSNTSTTSTDLSWSNPGDNVGVTDYEVFQDGGSLGLTGGATTFNVTGLTASTGYAFTVFARDAAGNVSMVSNTENVNTQAGGDTEAPNAVSDLSSSNTSTTSTDLSWSNPGDNVGVTDYEVFQDGGSLGLTGGATTFNVTGLTASTGYAFTVFARDAAGNVSMVSNTENVNTQAGGGVVDYTSANSNMNTVDWTARDLFADRNVGIGTTNTQGYRLAVAGNVIAEGVKVELQGNWPDFVFLKEYNLMGLEEVRQFIDKNGHLPNIPSTKNVEANGIDLGVMNAKLLQKIEELTLYILLQQSEIEFLKKDTKALRSYEERLQKIETQLNPKK
- a CDS encoding fibronectin type III domain-containing protein, which produces MVKKLLLVFFVFGTFMMKAQNLYVDSNAASPINESNTTTGWTGQISLISDNTDAQSGLFSLRSESPGDGSTWVEYSFNAVNGQDYTISIWAREGNQSNEPAFANWQGLNGFNTTLISGNGWTEYVFNVTATSNNPAIRVYVSPYRSRFEVGNSVLLDNISIILAGGDTEAPNAVSDLSSSNTSTTSTDLSWSNPGDNVGVTDYEVFQDGGSLGLTGGATTFNVTGLTASTGYAFTVFARDAAGNVSMVSNTENVNTQAGGTRKLPMRYPIFRAAIRALRALI